A single region of the Hippoglossus hippoglossus isolate fHipHip1 chromosome 17, fHipHip1.pri, whole genome shotgun sequence genome encodes:
- the eif4e2 gene encoding eukaryotic translation initiation factor 4E type 2 isoform X3, with product MKQQHLKDDDSGDHDQDQGSPKDSEKEKSEDEEQNSRRKMAVPGAGEHPLQFNYSFWYSRRTPGRPASTQSYEQNIKQIGTFASVEQFWRFYSHMIRPGDLTGHSDFHLFKDGIKPMWEDDANKMGGKWIIRLRKGLASRCWENLILAILGEQFMVGEEICGAVVSVRFQEDIISIWNKTASDQATTARIRDTLRRVLNLPPNTIMEYKTHTDSIKAWEDFHGLVTASGGH from the exons ATGAAGCAGCAACA TCTAAAAGACGATGACAGCGGAGACCACGACCAGGACCAAGGCTCACCGAAAGACAGTGAGAAGGAAAAATCTGAAGACGAGGAACAGAACTCCAGGAGAAAG ATGGCGGTGCCAGGGGCGGGAGAGCACCCTCTTCAATTCAACTACAGCTTCTGGTACTCCAGACGAACCCCCGGGAGACCAGCCAGCACTCAGAGCTACGAACAGAACATCAAACAGATCGGCACCTTCGCCTCG GTGGAGCAGTTCTGGCGTTTCTATAGTCACATGATCCGGCCTGGTGATCTGACGGGCCACAGTGACTTCCACCTCTTCAAAGACGGTATTAAACCCATGTGGGAG GATGACGCCAATAAGATGGGTGGAAAGTGGATCATCCGTCTGAGGAAAGGTTTAGCATCTCGGTGCTGGGAGAACCTGATCCTGGCTATACTGGGGGAGCAGTTCATGGTGGGAGAGGAAATCTGTGGGGCTGTGGTGTCAGTACGCTTCCAG GAGGACATCATTTCCATCTGGAACAAAACGGCCAGTGACCAGGCGACCACGGCTCGCATCAGAGACACCCTGCGTCGAGTCCTCAACCTGCCGCCCAACACCATCATGGAgtacaagacacacacagacagcattAA AGCATGGGAAGACTTCCATGGACTGGTGACTGCTAGCGGCGGACATTAG
- the chrng gene encoding acetylcholine receptor subunit gamma isoform X2 encodes MDPGRLRSLSLFIRVFMISATASAVNLEGELIKDLMRGYNKHVRPTEKSGDITPVYIKMTLTNLISLNEKEEALTTSVWIEMQWCDYRLRWDQPPRSALYGNITSELRIPSKSIWLPDVILENNVDGQFEVALYCNALVSPNGCVYWLPPAIYRSACAITVNYFPFDWQNCTMVFRSQTYSANEIELVLKQEDNQTLEWVDIDPEAFTENGEWVIKHRPAKKVINTQYTKDEREYQEVVFFLIIQRKPLFYIINIIAPCVLFSSLCLLVYYLPAKAGGQKCTMSIATLLGQTVFLLLISKKVPETSKAVPLIGKYLMFVMSVTTMVVMNCVIVLNVSLRTPNTHIMTDKVRKILLNILPRLLRMQMQPWTPNNDNTMATGNGKTQTTDVNHVFLVPCRRRSSMTLIIKAEEYVMRTARSELMFARLKERNGLMKSVLEKLHDGMEGGTAEQLGASLANASPELKQCVASCKHIAETARQKNNFQNENEEWFLVARVIDRVCFIVMTLVFFIGTIGIFLMGHFNQPPSSPFLGDPKKYLPPLNNISDMSDSGM; translated from the exons ATGGATCCTGGACGTCTGCgctctctgtcgctcttcatAAGGGTGTTTATGATTTCCGCCACAG CATCTGCCGTCAACCTCGAAGGAGAACTTATCAAGGATTTGATGAGGGGCTACAACAAGCACGTCCGGCCCACGGAGAAGAGCGGGGACATCACTCCGGTCTACATCAAGATGACGCTCACCAACCTCATCTCCCTG AATGAAAAGGAGGAGGCCCTCACCACCAGTGTCTGGATCGAGAtg caatGGTGTGACTACAGGCTCAGATGGGACCAGCCGCCCAGGTCGGCTCTGTACGGAAACATCACCTCTGAGCTACGTATCCCCTCCAAGAGCATCTGGCTGCCAGACGTCATCCTGGAGAACAA CGTGGACGGACAGTTTGAGGTCGCTCTCTATTGCAACGCACTTGTGTCTCCTAACGGCTGTGTGTACTGGCTGCCTCCTGCCATCTACCGCAGTGCCTGTGCCATCACTGTCAACTACTTCCCCTTCGACTGGCAGAACTGCACCATGGTCTTCCG CTCTCAGACTTACAGTGCCAATGAGATCGAACTGGTGCTCAAACAGGAGGACAACCAAACGCTGGAGTGGGTGGACATTGATCCAGAAGCTTTCACAg AGAATGGCGAGTGGGTCATCAAACACAGGCCGGCCAAGAAAGTCATCAACACTCAGTACACGAAGGACGAGCGCGAGTACCAGGAGGTGgtcttcttcctcatcatccAGCGAAAGCCCCTGTTctacatcatcaacatcattgCTCCCTGTGTGCTCTTCTCCTCGCTCTGCCTGCTCGTCTACTACTTACCTGCCAAAG CTGGCGGTCAGAAGTGCACGATGTCTATTGCAACTCTTCTGGGTCAGACTGTGTTCCTCCTCCTTATCTCCAAGAAGGTTCCAGAGACTTCTAAAGCGGTGCCTCTTATTGGAAA GTATCTGATGTTTGTGATGTCAGTGACCACCATGGTCGTGATGAACTGTGTGATCGTCCTCAACGTGTCCCTGAGGACCCCCAACACCCACATAATGACAGACAAAGTCCGAAAG ATCCTCCTCAACATCCTGCCTCGACTGCTGAGGATGCAGATGCAGCCCTGGACACCGAACAACGACAACACCATGGCAACCGGAAACGGCAAAACTCAGACTACAGACGTGAACCATGTGTTCCTGGTTCCGTGCCGACGCCGCAGCTCCATGACCCTCATCATCAAGGCGGAGGAATACGTGATGAGAACAGCTCGGTCCGAACTCATGTTTGCCAGACTCAAAGAAAGAAACGGACTGATGAAGTCAGTATTAGAGAAGCTAC ATGATGGGATGGAGGGCGGCACAGCTGAGCAGCTCGGTGCCAGCCTGGCGAACGCCTCTCCAGAGCTGAAGCAGTGTGTGGCGTCCTGCAAACATATCGCAGAGACTGCACGGCAGAAAAACAACTTCCAGAAC GAGAATGAGGAGTGGTTCCTGGTTGCCCGGGTGATCGACAGAGTCTGCTTCATCGTCATGACGCTGGTGTTTTTCATCGGCACTATCGGGATCTTCCTGATGGGCCACTTCAACCAGCCTCCCTCCTCACCTTTCCTGGGCGATCCAAAGAAGTATCTCCCTCCATTGAACAACATCTCTGACATGAGTGACAGTGGAATGTGA
- the LOC117778065 gene encoding phospholipid scramblase family member 5 yields the protein MFRTMSAVTSQPLPLGRLEREKHIQMIFRAFQNRCECQTHSPGPKPHKRVPDWKMENGSTQPPEGMNTLGMEERSPGGAAGSDFMSVLETVSQIHVSARPELQGPQCVPRRIYSITTHGSRSQLFVAVEESSCVCLQCCGPARACTLKVFDCQGCQLFYFERPLRADACCLGCCLMEMRVYTPQKHLIGTVCQRWSMFTPLLEVCDSEGASPIRIQGPCCPCRCFSNQQFQIVSNIGEKIGTIWKRWPGFNDERNMDHEYFGLEVPLSLESHIKLLLLATTFLLNHMFFEMS from the exons ATG TTTCGTACCATGTCAGCTGTGACCAGCCAGCCTCTTCCTCTTGGTCGACTGGAACGAGAAAAGCACATCCAGATGATCTTCAGGGCTTTCCAGAACCGCTGCGAGTGCCAGACTCACTCGCCTGGACCCAAACCCCACAAAAGGGTCCCTGACTGGAAGATGGAGAACGGCTCCACGCAGCCGCCTGAGGGAATGAACACGCTCGGGATGGAGGAGCGGAGCCCCGGTGGTGCGGCAGGATCGGACTTCATGTCTGTGCTGGAAACTGTGAGTCAGATTCATGTCAGTGCTCGGCCTGAGTTACAAG GTCCACAGTGTGTTCCCCGGAGGATCTACAGCATCACCACACACGGCAGCAGGTCACAGTTATTTGTGGCTGTGGAAG agagctcctgtgtgtgtctccagtgttGTGGTCCAGCTCGGGCCTGTACACTGAAGGTCTTCGACTGTCAGGGCTGCcagctcttttattttgaaaggccGCTCAGGGCAGACGCCTGCTGCCTCGGCTGCTGCCTGATGGAGATGAGGGTCTACACGCCTCAAAAACATCTTATTGGCACCGTCTGCCAGAG GTGGAGCATGTTCACCCCTCTCCTGGAGGTGTGTGACTCAGAGGGAGCGTCCCCCATCAGGATCCAGGGCCCCTGCTGCCCGTGTCGCTGTTTCTCCAACCAGCAGTTTCAG ATTGTTTCAAACATTGGTGAGAAAATTGGCACAATATGGAAGAGATGGCCCGGCTTCAATGATGAACGCAACATGGACCATGAATATTTTGGGTTGGAGG TGCCACTGAGTTTGGAGTCGCacatcaaactgctgctgctggcgacCACCTTCCTGTTG AATCACATGTTCTTTGAGATGAGCTGA
- the eif4e2 gene encoding eukaryotic translation initiation factor 4E type 2 isoform X2: protein MHRMCAPPFLRNSGVQWSDPERLSPRKIMNNKFDALKDDDSGDHDQDQGSPKDSEKEKSEDEEQNSRRKMAVPGAGEHPLQFNYSFWYSRRTPGRPASTQSYEQNIKQIGTFASVEQFWRFYSHMIRPGDLTGHSDFHLFKDGIKPMWEDDANKMGGKWIIRLRKGLASRCWENLILAILGEQFMVGEEICGAVVSVRFQEDIISIWNKTASDQATTARIRDTLRRVLNLPPNTIMEYKTHTDSIKYSMGRLPWTGDC from the exons ATGCATCGGATGTGCGCGCCGCCGTTCCTGCGGAATTCAGGAGTGCAGTGGTCGGATCCCGAGAGGCTCTCACCGCGAAAAATAATGAACAACAAATTTGACGC TCTAAAAGACGATGACAGCGGAGACCACGACCAGGACCAAGGCTCACCGAAAGACAGTGAGAAGGAAAAATCTGAAGACGAGGAACAGAACTCCAGGAGAAAG ATGGCGGTGCCAGGGGCGGGAGAGCACCCTCTTCAATTCAACTACAGCTTCTGGTACTCCAGACGAACCCCCGGGAGACCAGCCAGCACTCAGAGCTACGAACAGAACATCAAACAGATCGGCACCTTCGCCTCG GTGGAGCAGTTCTGGCGTTTCTATAGTCACATGATCCGGCCTGGTGATCTGACGGGCCACAGTGACTTCCACCTCTTCAAAGACGGTATTAAACCCATGTGGGAG GATGACGCCAATAAGATGGGTGGAAAGTGGATCATCCGTCTGAGGAAAGGTTTAGCATCTCGGTGCTGGGAGAACCTGATCCTGGCTATACTGGGGGAGCAGTTCATGGTGGGAGAGGAAATCTGTGGGGCTGTGGTGTCAGTACGCTTCCAG GAGGACATCATTTCCATCTGGAACAAAACGGCCAGTGACCAGGCGACCACGGCTCGCATCAGAGACACCCTGCGTCGAGTCCTCAACCTGCCGCCCAACACCATCATGGAgtacaagacacacacagacagcattAAGTAT AGCATGGGAAGACTTCCATGGACTGGTGACTGCTAG
- the chrng gene encoding acetylcholine receptor subunit gamma isoform X1 — translation MDPGRLRSLSLFIRVFMISATASAVNLEGELIKDLMRGYNKHVRPTEKSGDITPVYIKMTLTNLISLNEKEEALTTSVWIEMCLCLQQWCDYRLRWDQPPRSALYGNITSELRIPSKSIWLPDVILENNVDGQFEVALYCNALVSPNGCVYWLPPAIYRSACAITVNYFPFDWQNCTMVFRSQTYSANEIELVLKQEDNQTLEWVDIDPEAFTENGEWVIKHRPAKKVINTQYTKDEREYQEVVFFLIIQRKPLFYIINIIAPCVLFSSLCLLVYYLPAKAGGQKCTMSIATLLGQTVFLLLISKKVPETSKAVPLIGKYLMFVMSVTTMVVMNCVIVLNVSLRTPNTHIMTDKVRKILLNILPRLLRMQMQPWTPNNDNTMATGNGKTQTTDVNHVFLVPCRRRSSMTLIIKAEEYVMRTARSELMFARLKERNGLMKSVLEKLHDGMEGGTAEQLGASLANASPELKQCVASCKHIAETARQKNNFQNENEEWFLVARVIDRVCFIVMTLVFFIGTIGIFLMGHFNQPPSSPFLGDPKKYLPPLNNISDMSDSGM, via the exons ATGGATCCTGGACGTCTGCgctctctgtcgctcttcatAAGGGTGTTTATGATTTCCGCCACAG CATCTGCCGTCAACCTCGAAGGAGAACTTATCAAGGATTTGATGAGGGGCTACAACAAGCACGTCCGGCCCACGGAGAAGAGCGGGGACATCACTCCGGTCTACATCAAGATGACGCTCACCAACCTCATCTCCCTG AATGAAAAGGAGGAGGCCCTCACCACCAGTGTCTGGATCGAGAtg tgtttgtgtttgcagcaatGGTGTGACTACAGGCTCAGATGGGACCAGCCGCCCAGGTCGGCTCTGTACGGAAACATCACCTCTGAGCTACGTATCCCCTCCAAGAGCATCTGGCTGCCAGACGTCATCCTGGAGAACAA CGTGGACGGACAGTTTGAGGTCGCTCTCTATTGCAACGCACTTGTGTCTCCTAACGGCTGTGTGTACTGGCTGCCTCCTGCCATCTACCGCAGTGCCTGTGCCATCACTGTCAACTACTTCCCCTTCGACTGGCAGAACTGCACCATGGTCTTCCG CTCTCAGACTTACAGTGCCAATGAGATCGAACTGGTGCTCAAACAGGAGGACAACCAAACGCTGGAGTGGGTGGACATTGATCCAGAAGCTTTCACAg AGAATGGCGAGTGGGTCATCAAACACAGGCCGGCCAAGAAAGTCATCAACACTCAGTACACGAAGGACGAGCGCGAGTACCAGGAGGTGgtcttcttcctcatcatccAGCGAAAGCCCCTGTTctacatcatcaacatcattgCTCCCTGTGTGCTCTTCTCCTCGCTCTGCCTGCTCGTCTACTACTTACCTGCCAAAG CTGGCGGTCAGAAGTGCACGATGTCTATTGCAACTCTTCTGGGTCAGACTGTGTTCCTCCTCCTTATCTCCAAGAAGGTTCCAGAGACTTCTAAAGCGGTGCCTCTTATTGGAAA GTATCTGATGTTTGTGATGTCAGTGACCACCATGGTCGTGATGAACTGTGTGATCGTCCTCAACGTGTCCCTGAGGACCCCCAACACCCACATAATGACAGACAAAGTCCGAAAG ATCCTCCTCAACATCCTGCCTCGACTGCTGAGGATGCAGATGCAGCCCTGGACACCGAACAACGACAACACCATGGCAACCGGAAACGGCAAAACTCAGACTACAGACGTGAACCATGTGTTCCTGGTTCCGTGCCGACGCCGCAGCTCCATGACCCTCATCATCAAGGCGGAGGAATACGTGATGAGAACAGCTCGGTCCGAACTCATGTTTGCCAGACTCAAAGAAAGAAACGGACTGATGAAGTCAGTATTAGAGAAGCTAC ATGATGGGATGGAGGGCGGCACAGCTGAGCAGCTCGGTGCCAGCCTGGCGAACGCCTCTCCAGAGCTGAAGCAGTGTGTGGCGTCCTGCAAACATATCGCAGAGACTGCACGGCAGAAAAACAACTTCCAGAAC GAGAATGAGGAGTGGTTCCTGGTTGCCCGGGTGATCGACAGAGTCTGCTTCATCGTCATGACGCTGGTGTTTTTCATCGGCACTATCGGGATCTTCCTGATGGGCCACTTCAACCAGCCTCCCTCCTCACCTTTCCTGGGCGATCCAAAGAAGTATCTCCCTCCATTGAACAACATCTCTGACATGAGTGACAGTGGAATGTGA
- the eif4e2 gene encoding eukaryotic translation initiation factor 4E type 2 isoform X1, giving the protein MHRMCAPPFLRNSGVQWSDPERLSPRKIMNNKFDALKDDDSGDHDQDQGSPKDSEKEKSEDEEQNSRRKMAVPGAGEHPLQFNYSFWYSRRTPGRPASTQSYEQNIKQIGTFASVEQFWRFYSHMIRPGDLTGHSDFHLFKDGIKPMWEDDANKMGGKWIIRLRKGLASRCWENLILAILGEQFMVGEEICGAVVSVRFQEDIISIWNKTASDQATTARIRDTLRRVLNLPPNTIMEYKTHTDSIKAWEDFHGLVTASGGH; this is encoded by the exons ATGCATCGGATGTGCGCGCCGCCGTTCCTGCGGAATTCAGGAGTGCAGTGGTCGGATCCCGAGAGGCTCTCACCGCGAAAAATAATGAACAACAAATTTGACGC TCTAAAAGACGATGACAGCGGAGACCACGACCAGGACCAAGGCTCACCGAAAGACAGTGAGAAGGAAAAATCTGAAGACGAGGAACAGAACTCCAGGAGAAAG ATGGCGGTGCCAGGGGCGGGAGAGCACCCTCTTCAATTCAACTACAGCTTCTGGTACTCCAGACGAACCCCCGGGAGACCAGCCAGCACTCAGAGCTACGAACAGAACATCAAACAGATCGGCACCTTCGCCTCG GTGGAGCAGTTCTGGCGTTTCTATAGTCACATGATCCGGCCTGGTGATCTGACGGGCCACAGTGACTTCCACCTCTTCAAAGACGGTATTAAACCCATGTGGGAG GATGACGCCAATAAGATGGGTGGAAAGTGGATCATCCGTCTGAGGAAAGGTTTAGCATCTCGGTGCTGGGAGAACCTGATCCTGGCTATACTGGGGGAGCAGTTCATGGTGGGAGAGGAAATCTGTGGGGCTGTGGTGTCAGTACGCTTCCAG GAGGACATCATTTCCATCTGGAACAAAACGGCCAGTGACCAGGCGACCACGGCTCGCATCAGAGACACCCTGCGTCGAGTCCTCAACCTGCCGCCCAACACCATCATGGAgtacaagacacacacagacagcattAA AGCATGGGAAGACTTCCATGGACTGGTGACTGCTAGCGGCGGACATTAG